A segment of the Sulfurovum indicum genome:
GAGCTGACGATCAGTTCCGGTAAAGGTGGTGCAGGTGCCATTTCGTTCTGGACAGAAAAATTTGTGATAAAAGGTGGTCCGGACGGAGGTGACGGGGGTCGCGGCGGTTCAGTATTCTTTAAGGTGGACAACAACACAGACACGCTCTCCGGACTGCGGGGAAGAAACCATATCAAAGCTGAGAATGGTCGTCCTGGTGAAGGGCGTAAACGTTACGGAAGAAAAGGTGAGGATGTTACCATTACAGTTCCCCCTGGTACAGTAGTGATCGATATGGAGACAGGAGAAGAGTTGCTTGACCTGGTGGAAGAGGGCACAGTGGTAAAATTTCTTGAAGGCGGGAAGGGTGGTCTTGGCAATATGCACTTTAAAAGCTCGACGAACCAAAGACCTACCTATGCCCAGCCAGGCCTTCCGGGTATTACCAAACATGTCAGACTGGAGATGAAACTTATTGCAGATGTAGGGCTTGTAGGGTATCCGAATGTGGGTAAATCAACGCTTATTTCAACACTTTCCAATGCAAGACCGGAAGTAGCCAACTATGAATTCACAACATTGACACCAAAGCTTGGAGTGGTGCACATTGGTGATTATGATTCCTTTATGATGGCGGATATCCCGGGGATAATTGAAGGAGCGAGTGACGGACGAGGGTTGGGATTGGAGTTTCTTAAACATATTGAGCGTACCAAGACGCTGCTTTTAATGATTGATGCAGCAAACTATAGAGAGATGAAATATCAGTATAAGACACTTTTGGTGGAACTGGAGCGCTATTCAGAGATTTTGGCAACTCGTAAGCATGCTGTTGCCATAACCAAGATCGATGCATTATCACAGGATGAAGTGAATACCTTGACAGAACAATTTTTTAAAGATATTGATCTCACTCCCAATGATACACTTGGAAAGTATAATGCCGATATGGACTATATCAGTTATGGTTTCAAGACAGACTTTGGTGTGAAGCTTCCTGAAAAAAAGCCTCTGTTTGTAATGCCAGTCTCTTCCGTTGCCCATATTAATACAGAGGCATTACGTTATGCTTTGGGGGACTTTATTAAAAATGTTGAAGCAGAGAACAAGGAAGTATAGTGCGTCTGGTTATTAAAGTCGGTTCTCATGTCCTTACAGAAAACAGTACTATTGTCAAAGAGCGTATGATGGCACTGGTCAAGTTTGTCTCTGAGCTTAAAGAGTATAACTATGAAGTGATACTTGTCAGTTCCGGTGCGGTGGCAGCAGGATATACACTGTTGCCACTGGATAGAAGTTCGGTAGCAAACAGGCAGGCTTTGGCTGCGATCGGTCAGCCGTTACTGTTGAAAATGTATCAGGAGAAGTTTGCAAAATTCGGTTTTCTCTGTTCCCAGATACTTTTGAGTGCAGATGTTTTTGACTCACGCAAAGCAACGGCATATGCCAAAGTGGCGATCGATACTCTGCTTGCAAACGGTGTAGTACCTATTATTAATGAAAATGATACAGTGAGTATCGAAGAGCTGGTTTTTGGTGACAACGACAGGCTTTCTGCGCATGTAACACACTATTTTGATGCACAGATGCTGGTGATCCTCTCAGATATCGATGCATTCTATAATAAAGATCCGAACTGTTACGGTGATGCTGTACGGCGTCCTGTAGTTACTCATATCAGTGCAGAGGAACTTGCTGCTGAGCATACACCCAACAATGAGTTTGCCACAGGTGGTATCGTAACTAAATTGCAATCGGCAGACTTTTTGATGAAACATGGCAGAGAGATGTTCCTCGCAAGCGGATTTGACCTTAGTGATGCAAGATCTTTCCTGTTGGAAAAAGTACATAAAGGCGGTACACTGTTCAAGTCGCCCAATAAATGAAAGGATGGTTTTGAATAAAAAAATTGTCTATATGGGTACGCCCCATTATGCTCAAGAGATACTAGGGACTTTGATACAGTCTGAAGATATGGATGTGATATTGGTGATTACACAGCCTGACAGACCTGTAGGACGTAAAAAGGTTATGACACCACCGCCGGTAAAAGAGTTGGCAACGGAACATAGTATTGAAGTACTGCAGCCTAATCGCCTGAGTGATGCGGGGATCGAAGAGGCGATCAGGCATGTAAAACCGGACTTCATTGTTGTGGCTGCATTTGGCCAGCTTTTGCCCAGATCCATTCTTGACATTGCTCCGTGCATTAATCTGCATGCTTCATTGCTGCCACAGTATCGCGGTGCATCACCGGTACAACAGTCTCTACTTAATGGTGATAAAGTGACCGGAGTCACTTCTATGCTGATGGAAGAGGGGCTGGATACGGGACCAATACTGGAAAAAATTATTTTTGAGATTCCCCGGGATATGCGTCTGCATGCACTGATGGAGCAGCTTACCAAAGATGCCTGTACCCTGACACTCTCTACACTGAGAAACTTTGAAAATATCACACCACAACCTCAGGATGGATCCAAAGCAACACTTTGTAAGAAGATCCGAAAGAGTGATGGAGAGGTTGACTTTTCCGATGCGGAGGAAGTTTATAATAAATACAGAGCATTTGAAGGCTGGCCCGGAATCTTTGCTGCCAACGGTACGAAATTTGACAATGTGACGTTGCTGGAAAGAGATATAGCACATACCCCTTTTGAGATTTTGTCTTTTGAAGGAGATGAAGTGATCGTAGGGTGTGGAAAAGGAAGTTTGAAGATCGGTACGCTGCAGCCTGTTTCCAAAAAACCGATGAGCGCCAAAGCTTACAGTGTGGGAAGGGGGTTGAAAGTTGGAGATCATCTGTTGAATGGAGAAATATCTTGAAGGGCCCTCAAGATACAATGCTGACGCCGGGTAAAGCTGTGCAGTCGCCTCATCTGACCAGTCACATGGAAAACTTTGATATCCTTTCTTTTCCAAAACTTGCCTCAACACAAAAGTATCTTGTTGAGGCACTCAGGGAAAAGAAGCTTCAGCCTCCTGCTGCAGTAGTCACGGAAGAACAGTATGCAGGAGTGGGAAGCAGAGAGAACAGCTGGGAAGGAGAAAGAGGCAGTTTTTTTGCTTCGATTGCTCTTCATATTGCAGATCTGCCTGAAGATCTTCCTCTCTCTTCAGCCTCCATATATTTTTCTTTTCTTATGAAAGAAATACTCTTGGATTATAATGAAAAAGTATGGCTTAAATGGCCTAACGATCTTTATGTAGATGAAAATAAAATCGGTGGTACGATCACTCAAAAAGTAAAAGATATTTTAGTATGCGGCATAGGGATTAATTTAAAGAAAACACAAAGTGGCTACAGTGCCTTACAGTCCGATGTTTCACCTGATATTTTACTCAAACTGTACCTTGAAAAGCTTAATAAGTTTCCAAAATGGAAGCAGGTTTTTAGTGAGTATCAGGTAGAATTTGAACAGAATAGAAAGTTTTTTGCACATATAAAAAACATCAGGAAGAGCCTTTCTGAAGCACTTTTGTGCGAGGATGGCTCTTTACTTATCGAGGGGGAGAGGGTATATAGTTTACGATGAGTGAAATAATCAGCATAGCCAACCAAAAAGGTGGCGTAGGAAAGACAACCACTGCAGTCAACCTGGCAGCCTCATTGGCTGAAAAAGGTAAAAAAGTACTGCTTCTTGATATAGATCCGCAATCAAATGCAACGACCAGTCTGGGATTCAGCAGAAGTGACTATGAGTACAATATTTATCATGTACTTATCGGAAGTAAAAAACTTTCTGAAGTTGTACTTAAGACACAGATAAAGAAGCTTGATCTTGCACCGTCGAACATTGGTCTGGTCGGGATAGAAAAAGAGTTCTATAATCCAAAAAAGAAAAACCGGGAATTGGTGCTCAAAGAGAAGATCAGTGAGGTCTCCAAAAAGTATGATTTTATTATTATTGACTCTCCTCCTGCATTGGGACCGATCACTATTAATGCCTTGAGCGCATCTGATTCTGTTATCATTCCGATCCAGTGTGAGTTCTTTGCACTGGAAGGACTGGCACAACTTTTAAATACAGTAAGCCTTTTGAAAAAGACTATCAACCCGAAACTGAAGATCAAAGGTTTTCTGCCGACAATGTACTCCAAGCAGAACAACCTCTCCAAGCAGGTATTGGCAGACCTTTCCCATCACTTTAAAGATAAGCTCTTTCATATTAAAAAGAACTCCAAGGAGTGTATCGTCGTTCCACGCAATGTGAAAATCGCAGAGTCCCCGAGCTTTGGAAAACCTGTAACAGACTATGCAACGAGCTCAAAGGGTTCACTCGCCTACAGAGATCTTGCTACTGTGATCGCAAGAGGTTAATACATGGCTCTTGGTAGAGGACTGGGAGATATTCTCTCTGAAGTAGAGGAAGCATACGAGAAGGATCTGAGCGGTATCGACAGTTTTGAACTGGAGGCACAGGGGGCACGTGTTGAAGAGTTGGAGGTCAATTCGATCTCACCCAACCCTTTCCAGCCGCGTAAACACTTTGACGAAAAAGCTCTCAAAGAGCTGAGCAGTTCGATTAAAGAGCACGGTCTCCTCCAGCCCATTGTAGTGATCGAAAAAGGGGAAGGGTATCTTCTTGTCGCAGGAGAGCGTCGTCTTCGTGCCCACAAACTGGCAAAAATCCCCACGATTAAAGCTATCGTTGCCAATGTAAATATTGATGAACTACGTCTGCGGGAATTGGCACTTATAGAAAATATCCAGCGTGAGAATCTTAATGCAATAGAGCTGGCAAACTCTTATTCAGAACTGATAGAAGTACATAAGATCACGCATGATGAACTCTCAGAGATTGTGCATAAAAGTCGTTCACAGATTACCAATACCATACGACTTCTATCACTAAGTGACTATGCCAAAAAGCAACTGGCCAATGGAAAAATATCGCAGGGACATGCTAAAGTACTGGTAGGACTTGATGAAAAAAAACAGAAGGTCATTATTGACTCAATTATAGGACAGAAACTGAGTGTTCGTGATGTAGAGAAACTGGTTAAGAACAACAAGCACAAAAGTGTATCAAAAACACCAGCCAAGGCTTCACTGCTTGAAAACGCTGCCGAGGATATAGAGGCAGTATTGCCCTTTAAACATAAGCTCAAATCCAAAAGTATAGAGATATATTTCGAAAATGCCCAAGAGGTTGCAAACTTTCTCACATTCCTAAAAAATCGTTAAAAATTAACCCTTATCTCATATATAAGATGGTAATATATTGCGAAATTACTAGAGGAGTTTGAATGCTTGACATACATTTACCATTGATGTTGTTCGTCCTGGCGTTGTTCCTGACCCTTCTTGTCGTTTTAAATCGTATGCTGTTTCAACCGTTGTTGAAATTCATGGACGATCGTGATCGTTCCATTGCAAAAGATTTGGAAGCGGCAAAGGGCTTGAGCGGCAACAGCGATGAACTCAATGCCAAAGCGGAAGAGAACCTTAGCAAGGCTAAGAGTGAAGCTGCTGCGATCAGACAGAAAGCCATTGAAGAAGAGAAAGCTTTGGCGGCAAGTAAAGTCGAAACAAAACAAGCCGAGTTGGATAAGGCGTACGCAGAGTTCACTGAGAAGCTGGCTTCAGAGAAAGAGAATCTTAAAAATGAGCTTCTTTCCCAAATGCCTCTTTTCAAAGAGAGCCTCAAAGCTAAGTTCAGCAAGTTATAGGAAGGATGGATATGAAAAAAGTTTTACTGGTATCTCTGCTTGTCCTGCCTGCGCTTCTTTTGGCAAGTAGTGGACATGGAGAGGAAGCGAGCCGTTATTTCGCACAGACAGGAAGGGAGAGTGACTTCTGGCCGAGAGTGATCAACTTCACGATCTTTGCGGCACTGCTCTGGTATCTTCTTGCCAATCCTATCAAGAACTTCTTTGTAGGAAGAAAAGAGGGGATCGCATCTCAGCTTAAAGAGATAGAAGAGAAGCTTCAGGCTGCCAAAGATGAGAAAAAAGAGGCTCAGGCTCGTTTGGATGAAAGTGTGAAAAAAGCGGAGCAGATCATAGAAGATGCAAAAAAAGAGGCAGCTATACTGGCTCAGAAGATCGCTGAAGCAAATGCTCAAGAGTTGGAAGTGATGGAGAAGCAGTATGCTGAGAAGATTGCACTTGAGGAACGTAAAGCCTCAAGAGAAGCGATCGACGAAGTATTGAGTGAAAACATTACAACTGACGACATTATGCTTGATCAGGCTAAAGTGGTCGACATTATTTCTAAGAAGGTGGCATAAGTATGGAAGAGTTAATCGCAAAACGATATGCATCAGCCCTCTCTTCAGCAAGTAAAGATGTTGCTTCTGATTCAAAAATACTGAATATCTTGACAGAGGCCATTTCAAACGATGAAGTAATGACAGCATTGACTTCTCCGATCGTTTCGGCAGAGAAGAAGACTGAGATGATTCTCTCAGCTTTGGGTGATGAGGCAGACAAAGTGTTGGTAAACTTCATAAAGATCCTCGGTGAGAACAAAAGACTTGATCTGATTCCTGCGATCGCGAAAGTACTCAATGCAGACCTGCAAAAAGCATCTAACAAGTATGAAGGTGTACTTAAAAGCAACAAGAAACTGGATAAAGAGGAGTTGAAGAAACTCGAAGAGACACTTACCAGCTATACAGGGTCAAAGATCAAGTTGAAGCAGGAAAAGACAGATCTTGACGGAATGCGTGTTTCAGTGGATGATTTGGGAATTGAGGTTAACTTCTCCAAGCAGAGAGTTAAAGAACAGCTAATTGATTTCATTAAGAAATCTTTGTAGTTATCTATTAATAGAAAGGAGTATCAGTGGCAGTAAAATTGCAAGCAGATGAGATAAGTTCGATCATCAAAGAGAGAATAGAGAACTTTGAGATTGATGTAGACATCAACGAAGTAGGAAAAGTAGTAGGTATCGCAGACGGTATTACAACAGTTTACGGTCTTAACAATGTTATGGCCGGAGAGGTTGTAGAGTTCGAGAATGGTGCAAAAGGACTTGTTCTTAACCTTGAAGAGGCAAATGTCGGTGTCGTTGTATTGGGTAGCAGTGCAGGAATCAAAGAGGGGATGAGTGTTAAAAGACTCGGAACCCTTCTGAAAATACCGGTAGGCGACAGCCTGATGGGCAGAGTAATCAACCCGCTTGGTGAGCCGCTTGACGGAAAAGGTGCTGTAGAGGCAACAGAAGAGAAGTTCATTGAAGAGAAAGCACCGGGGATCATGGCACGTAAGTCCGTACATGAGCCACTTCAAACAGGTATCAAAGCGATCGACGCACTTGTACCGGTTGGTCGAGGACAAAGAGAACTTATCATTGGTGACAGACAGACAGGTAAGACAACTCTGGCGATCGATACGATCATCAACCAAAAAGGACAGGATGTTGTATGTATCTATGTCGCTATCGGTCAAAAGCAGTCAACAGTTGCCGCAACGGTTAAAAAACTTGAAGAGCACGGTGCAATGGATTACACTATCGTAGTCAATGCAGGTGCTGCTGACTCCTCTGCGCTGCAGTTCCTTGCACCATATGCGGGTGTCACTATGGCTGAATACTTCAGAGATAACGGCAGACATGCAGTTATTTTCTATGATGACCTTTCAAAGCATGCGGTTGCATACAGAGAAATGTCTTTGATCCTTAGACGTCCTCCGGGCCGTGAAGCATACCCGGGAGATGTTTTCTATCTACACTCAAGACTGCTTGAGAGAGCTGCGAAACTGAACGATGATCTTGGTGCCGGTTCTATTACGGCATTCCCGATTATTGAAACACAGGCAGGTGACGTTGCCGCGTATATTCCGACAAACGTTATCTCTATTACGGATGGTCAGATCTTCCTTGAAACCGATCTCTTTAACTCAGGTATCAGACCTGCGATCAATGTCGGTCTTTCTGTTTCACGTGTTGGTGGTGCTGCGCAGATCAAAGCAACAAAGCAGGTTTCCGGTACACTAAGACTTGACCTTGCATCGTTTAGAGAGCTTCAGGCGTTCGCACAGTTCGCTTCGGATCTTGATGATCACACAAGAGCACAGCTTGAGAGAGGTCAGAGAATGGTTGAAGTTCTTAAACAGGGACCATACTCTCCAGTACCTATTGAGAAGCAGGTTGTGATCATCTTTGCCGGTGCCAATGGATATCTTGATGATATCCCGGCATCATCAGTAGTGAAGTTTGAGGCGGAACTTATGCCATTTATGGAAGCAAAATATATGAATGTTCTTGATGCGATCAGAAATGACAAGAAGATCACAGATGAGACAGATGCAGAGTTGAGAAAAGCGATCGAAGATTTCAAAGCTTCATTTGCAGCGTAAGAAAGGCTTATCATGGCTAATTTAAAAGAGATTAAGCGTAAGATCGGAAGTGTAAAGAATACACAGAAAACCACTAACGCTATGAAACTTGTCTCTTCTGCGAAACTGAGAAGAACAGAAGAGCTTGCAAAAAGATCACGTGTCTACGCAGAAAAACTGACCGAACTTCTCAATGAGATCGCGCAGAAGATGCAAAAGGCAACTGATGATCTTGACAATGTCTACTTTAGAGCGGTAGAGAAACCGCAAACGGTAGATATTGTTTTCATAACGGCAGACAAAGGTCTTTGCGGTGGATTTAATGCACAGACTATCAAGAGAGTCAACCAGCTGATTGCTGAGTACAAAGCGGCAAACGTCAAAGTACGTCTTAGAGCGGTAGGAAGAAAAGGTATTGACTACTTCAAGTTCAATAATATAGAGTTGAACAATGAGATAGTCGGTCTCTCTGCTGCACCTGATTATGCGACGGCGGCTGAGTTCATCTCTGAAGTTTCACAAGCTTATCTGAATGGTGAGACAGACAAGATCATCATGGTACACAACGGATATGTGAATATGATCACACAAGAGATCAGAGAAGATCAGGTTCTTCCGGTCGATCCGTCCAAGTTGGAGTTAAACACAGTTTCTGCTTCAGAGCTTGAGGTGGAACCTG
Coding sequences within it:
- the obgE gene encoding GTPase ObgE, giving the protein MFVDSVELTISSGKGGAGAISFWTEKFVIKGGPDGGDGGRGGSVFFKVDNNTDTLSGLRGRNHIKAENGRPGEGRKRYGRKGEDVTITVPPGTVVIDMETGEELLDLVEEGTVVKFLEGGKGGLGNMHFKSSTNQRPTYAQPGLPGITKHVRLEMKLIADVGLVGYPNVGKSTLISTLSNARPEVANYEFTTLTPKLGVVHIGDYDSFMMADIPGIIEGASDGRGLGLEFLKHIERTKTLLLMIDAANYREMKYQYKTLLVELERYSEILATRKHAVAITKIDALSQDEVNTLTEQFFKDIDLTPNDTLGKYNADMDYISYGFKTDFGVKLPEKKPLFVMPVSSVAHINTEALRYALGDFIKNVEAENKEV
- the proB gene encoding glutamate 5-kinase; translated protein: MVRLVIKVGSHVLTENSTIVKERMMALVKFVSELKEYNYEVILVSSGAVAAGYTLLPLDRSSVANRQALAAIGQPLLLKMYQEKFAKFGFLCSQILLSADVFDSRKATAYAKVAIDTLLANGVVPIINENDTVSIEELVFGDNDRLSAHVTHYFDAQMLVILSDIDAFYNKDPNCYGDAVRRPVVTHISAEELAAEHTPNNEFATGGIVTKLQSADFLMKHGREMFLASGFDLSDARSFLLEKVHKGGTLFKSPNK
- the fmt gene encoding methionyl-tRNA formyltransferase; translation: MNKKIVYMGTPHYAQEILGTLIQSEDMDVILVITQPDRPVGRKKVMTPPPVKELATEHSIEVLQPNRLSDAGIEEAIRHVKPDFIVVAAFGQLLPRSILDIAPCINLHASLLPQYRGASPVQQSLLNGDKVTGVTSMLMEEGLDTGPILEKIIFEIPRDMRLHALMEQLTKDACTLTLSTLRNFENITPQPQDGSKATLCKKIRKSDGEVDFSDAEEVYNKYRAFEGWPGIFAANGTKFDNVTLLERDIAHTPFEILSFEGDEVIVGCGKGSLKIGTLQPVSKKPMSAKAYSVGRGLKVGDHLLNGEIS
- a CDS encoding biotin--[acetyl-CoA-carboxylase] ligase, with translation MKGPQDTMLTPGKAVQSPHLTSHMENFDILSFPKLASTQKYLVEALREKKLQPPAAVVTEEQYAGVGSRENSWEGERGSFFASIALHIADLPEDLPLSSASIYFSFLMKEILLDYNEKVWLKWPNDLYVDENKIGGTITQKVKDILVCGIGINLKKTQSGYSALQSDVSPDILLKLYLEKLNKFPKWKQVFSEYQVEFEQNRKFFAHIKNIRKSLSEALLCEDGSLLIEGERVYSLR
- a CDS encoding ParA family protein; its protein translation is MSEIISIANQKGGVGKTTTAVNLAASLAEKGKKVLLLDIDPQSNATTSLGFSRSDYEYNIYHVLIGSKKLSEVVLKTQIKKLDLAPSNIGLVGIEKEFYNPKKKNRELVLKEKISEVSKKYDFIIIDSPPALGPITINALSASDSVIIPIQCEFFALEGLAQLLNTVSLLKKTINPKLKIKGFLPTMYSKQNNLSKQVLADLSHHFKDKLFHIKKNSKECIVVPRNVKIAESPSFGKPVTDYATSSKGSLAYRDLATVIARG
- a CDS encoding ParB/RepB/Spo0J family partition protein, giving the protein MALGRGLGDILSEVEEAYEKDLSGIDSFELEAQGARVEELEVNSISPNPFQPRKHFDEKALKELSSSIKEHGLLQPIVVIEKGEGYLLVAGERRLRAHKLAKIPTIKAIVANVNIDELRLRELALIENIQRENLNAIELANSYSELIEVHKITHDELSEIVHKSRSQITNTIRLLSLSDYAKKQLANGKISQGHAKVLVGLDEKKQKVIIDSIIGQKLSVRDVEKLVKNNKHKSVSKTPAKASLLENAAEDIEAVLPFKHKLKSKSIEIYFENAQEVANFLTFLKNR
- a CDS encoding FoF1 ATP synthase subunit B' encodes the protein MLDIHLPLMLFVLALFLTLLVVLNRMLFQPLLKFMDDRDRSIAKDLEAAKGLSGNSDELNAKAEENLSKAKSEAAAIRQKAIEEEKALAASKVETKQAELDKAYAEFTEKLASEKENLKNELLSQMPLFKESLKAKFSKL
- a CDS encoding F0F1 ATP synthase subunit B; amino-acid sequence: MKKVLLVSLLVLPALLLASSGHGEEASRYFAQTGRESDFWPRVINFTIFAALLWYLLANPIKNFFVGRKEGIASQLKEIEEKLQAAKDEKKEAQARLDESVKKAEQIIEDAKKEAAILAQKIAEANAQELEVMEKQYAEKIALEERKASREAIDEVLSENITTDDIMLDQAKVVDIISKKVA
- a CDS encoding F0F1 ATP synthase subunit delta; amino-acid sequence: MEELIAKRYASALSSASKDVASDSKILNILTEAISNDEVMTALTSPIVSAEKKTEMILSALGDEADKVLVNFIKILGENKRLDLIPAIAKVLNADLQKASNKYEGVLKSNKKLDKEELKKLEETLTSYTGSKIKLKQEKTDLDGMRVSVDDLGIEVNFSKQRVKEQLIDFIKKSL
- the atpA gene encoding F0F1 ATP synthase subunit alpha, which gives rise to MAVKLQADEISSIIKERIENFEIDVDINEVGKVVGIADGITTVYGLNNVMAGEVVEFENGAKGLVLNLEEANVGVVVLGSSAGIKEGMSVKRLGTLLKIPVGDSLMGRVINPLGEPLDGKGAVEATEEKFIEEKAPGIMARKSVHEPLQTGIKAIDALVPVGRGQRELIIGDRQTGKTTLAIDTIINQKGQDVVCIYVAIGQKQSTVAATVKKLEEHGAMDYTIVVNAGAADSSALQFLAPYAGVTMAEYFRDNGRHAVIFYDDLSKHAVAYREMSLILRRPPGREAYPGDVFYLHSRLLERAAKLNDDLGAGSITAFPIIETQAGDVAAYIPTNVISITDGQIFLETDLFNSGIRPAINVGLSVSRVGGAAQIKATKQVSGTLRLDLASFRELQAFAQFASDLDDHTRAQLERGQRMVEVLKQGPYSPVPIEKQVVIIFAGANGYLDDIPASSVVKFEAELMPFMEAKYMNVLDAIRNDKKITDETDAELRKAIEDFKASFAA
- the atpG gene encoding ATP synthase F1 subunit gamma, which translates into the protein MANLKEIKRKIGSVKNTQKTTNAMKLVSSAKLRRTEELAKRSRVYAEKLTELLNEIAQKMQKATDDLDNVYFRAVEKPQTVDIVFITADKGLCGGFNAQTIKRVNQLIAEYKAANVKVRLRAVGRKGIDYFKFNNIELNNEIVGLSAAPDYATAAEFISEVSQAYLNGETDKIIMVHNGYVNMITQEIREDQVLPVDPSKLELNTVSASELEVEPDEDDTLLDALVKRYVEYTMYYSLIDSLAAEHSARMQAMDAATKNAKEMVKTLTVAYNKARQEAITTELIEIISGMESMK